From Humisphaera borealis, the proteins below share one genomic window:
- the grpE gene encoding nucleotide exchange factor GrpE, with translation MTRIPINDNDPEQANTAAADQAEELFEPDPEAPGATDDELAKVKAERDDFYNRLARATADFKNTQKRLQDEFDQRVKYANQSLIKELLPVIDNFERALAVDPAKVDSAKILTGLQLVHDQWLSALKQNKVEEIAPQHGETFDPTRHEALMQQDAPPEFVGKGTVVLNLFQKGYALHGRTLRPAQVVVSKS, from the coding sequence ATGACCCGCATCCCCATCAACGACAACGATCCCGAGCAGGCCAATACGGCAGCCGCCGACCAGGCCGAAGAACTGTTCGAGCCCGATCCGGAAGCGCCGGGTGCCACCGACGACGAACTGGCGAAGGTCAAAGCCGAGCGCGACGACTTCTACAACCGCCTGGCCCGCGCGACTGCCGACTTCAAGAACACCCAGAAGCGGCTGCAGGACGAGTTCGACCAGCGCGTGAAGTACGCCAACCAATCGCTCATCAAGGAGCTGTTGCCGGTCATCGACAACTTCGAGCGAGCATTGGCGGTTGACCCTGCGAAGGTCGATTCTGCGAAGATCCTGACCGGCCTGCAACTGGTTCACGACCAGTGGCTGTCGGCGCTGAAGCAGAACAAGGTCGAAGAGATCGCCCCGCAGCATGGCGAAACGTTCGACCCGACCCGCCACGAGGCACTGATGCAGCAGGACGCCCCGCCGGAGTTCGTCGGAAAGGGTACCGTTGTGCTCAACCTGTTCCAGAAGGGCTACGCGCTGCACGGCCGTACGCTCCGCCCGGCACAGGTGGTGGTCAGCAAATCGTAA
- a CDS encoding FmdB family zinc ribbon protein, with translation MPTYEYHCDACQHDFESFHSMSAPPVKKCPKCGKNKVRRLIGAGAGLIFKGSGFYITDYRDAGYSEKAKADAAPEAKSSSGDGKSSDAKSSDGKTETKAESKPAETKSADTAAAPKAESKPAPKSEPRASSSASKKKSK, from the coding sequence ATGCCCACCTACGAATACCACTGCGACGCCTGTCAGCACGACTTCGAGAGCTTTCACTCGATGTCGGCGCCGCCGGTTAAGAAATGCCCCAAGTGCGGCAAGAACAAGGTGCGCCGGCTGATCGGCGCGGGCGCCGGCCTGATCTTCAAGGGCAGCGGGTTCTACATCACCGACTACCGCGACGCCGGCTACAGCGAGAAAGCCAAGGCCGACGCGGCTCCTGAAGCCAAGTCGTCGAGCGGGGACGGCAAGTCGTCGGACGCCAAGTCGTCCGATGGCAAGACTGAGACCAAGGCCGAGTCCAAGCCTGCCGAGACCAAGTCCGCCGATACCGCTGCCGCGCCCAAGGCCGAATCCAAGCCGGCGCCAAAGTCGGAACCCAGGGCTTCCTCCAGCGCGTCGAAGAAGAAGTCGAAGTAG
- a CDS encoding DNA gyrase inhibitor YacG — MASTACPICKKPVPIPRDDEPMGRFPFCSERCKLVDLGRWLDGKYQIPVAKDDDEEKDTPDFELEDD; from the coding sequence ATGGCCTCAACCGCCTGCCCCATCTGCAAGAAGCCCGTACCCATCCCTCGCGACGACGAGCCGATGGGTCGATTCCCGTTCTGCTCGGAGCGTTGCAAGCTGGTGGACCTCGGCCGATGGCTTGATGGGAAGTACCAGATCCCCGTGGCCAAGGACGACGACGAGGAAAAGGACACACCCGACTTCGAACTGGAAGACGACTAA
- a CDS encoding DUF1542 domain-containing protein — MAEESQSNSPTVLRSINWREVFPFTNIFRGFRIAVHPSKLVLGLLALLSLYLGGRVMDAIWPTGSLANPGEIAAYQSFVDATPKADFSEKIKKDREGMEARYGSILRQAGILTDDAAIKEAAKKFARRSELESKRMWIANTAIEEAAKAKTKAIEEANKLDTEKKKKGIEDAEAAYKKAFLENKSEAGSDIAQLRRVVPEGIFKAFFEYEVQQVNGVAYAVWQNEWLAKGGVKDCVVNFFSVGPVWLWKYHTVYAVIFTVLFLLVWAVFGGAISRIAAVHVARDEKISVRQALRFSLNKVLSFIFAPVIPLVIVAIIGLVIAVGGLLLYIPVAGPIVVGAMFFLALTASVVITLVLFGTIGGFGLMYPTIAVEGSDSFDAISRSFSYVFARPWRMVFYTAVAIGYGAFTYLFVRFFVWIVLLVTHTFAGLFLSGAESGGTAYWFSQMWPEPGTFFSFKLPYEVNYAGLAWSESVASFLISFWVYLLIALVGAYAISYFLSVSTILYALMRHEVDATEMEDVYVEEMEDDLADIAPATPAAAPAASTFSPATIQGTTADVKPPEGQA, encoded by the coding sequence ATGGCGGAAGAATCGCAATCCAACTCACCGACCGTTCTGCGCTCGATCAACTGGCGGGAAGTCTTCCCGTTCACCAACATCTTCCGGGGGTTCCGCATTGCGGTGCACCCGTCGAAGCTGGTGCTCGGGTTGCTCGCGCTGCTCTCGCTGTACCTCGGCGGGCGCGTGATGGACGCCATCTGGCCCACCGGATCGCTGGCCAACCCGGGAGAGATCGCGGCGTATCAGTCGTTCGTCGACGCCACGCCCAAGGCGGACTTCTCGGAAAAGATCAAGAAGGACCGCGAGGGGATGGAAGCCCGCTACGGCAGCATCCTTCGTCAGGCCGGCATCCTGACCGATGACGCCGCAATCAAGGAAGCGGCCAAGAAGTTCGCCCGGCGCAGCGAACTGGAGAGCAAGCGGATGTGGATCGCGAACACCGCGATCGAAGAAGCCGCCAAGGCCAAAACCAAGGCGATCGAGGAAGCGAACAAGCTCGACACGGAAAAGAAGAAGAAAGGCATCGAAGACGCCGAGGCCGCCTACAAGAAGGCTTTCCTTGAGAACAAGTCCGAGGCCGGTTCCGACATTGCCCAGTTGCGCAGGGTCGTGCCCGAGGGCATCTTCAAAGCGTTCTTCGAATACGAAGTGCAGCAGGTCAACGGCGTCGCGTATGCGGTCTGGCAGAATGAATGGCTCGCCAAAGGCGGCGTCAAGGATTGCGTCGTCAACTTCTTCTCGGTGGGGCCGGTCTGGCTCTGGAAGTATCACACGGTTTACGCGGTGATCTTCACCGTGCTGTTCCTGCTGGTCTGGGCGGTCTTTGGCGGGGCGATCAGCCGTATCGCCGCGGTGCATGTGGCCCGTGACGAGAAGATCTCCGTCCGCCAGGCCCTGCGATTCAGCCTGAACAAGGTGCTCAGCTTCATCTTCGCTCCGGTGATTCCGCTGGTGATCGTTGCGATCATCGGGCTGGTGATTGCCGTCGGCGGGTTGCTGCTGTACATCCCGGTCGCGGGCCCGATTGTCGTCGGTGCGATGTTCTTCCTGGCGCTGACCGCGTCGGTGGTCATCACGCTGGTGCTGTTCGGGACGATCGGCGGCTTCGGCCTGATGTACCCGACGATCGCGGTCGAAGGGTCCGACAGCTTTGACGCCATCAGCCGCAGCTTCAGCTATGTCTTTGCCCGTCCCTGGCGGATGGTGTTCTACACCGCCGTCGCGATCGGATACGGGGCGTTCACTTACCTGTTCGTGCGGTTCTTCGTCTGGATCGTCCTGCTGGTGACGCACACCTTCGCGGGCCTGTTCCTGAGCGGTGCCGAGAGCGGCGGGACGGCGTACTGGTTCAGCCAGATGTGGCCAGAGCCGGGCACGTTCTTCAGCTTCAAGCTTCCTTACGAGGTCAACTACGCCGGCCTGGCATGGTCGGAGAGCGTCGCTTCGTTCCTGATCAGCTTCTGGGTCTATCTGCTGATTGCCCTGGTCGGTGCGTATGCGATCAGTTACTTCCTATCCGTCAGCACGATCCTGTACGCGTTGATGCGGCACGAGGTCGACGCGACTGAAATGGAAGACGTCTACGTCGAAGAGATGGAAGACGATCTGGCCGATATCGCCCCGGCGACTCCCGCGGCTGCCCCCGCCGCCTCGACCTTCTCGCCGGCGACGATCCAGGGCACGACGGCCGACGTCAAGCCGCCGGAAGGCCAAGCCTGA
- a CDS encoding ATP-binding protein, protein MLTLLVIQGPDKGRRFELPDAPTFCGRDSRSLPLTDNTVSRRHFELLPADGDWILKDQGSANGTYVNGGRVMDRRQLKLGDQIRVGRTIMVFGAQPGVSRVSGQQVSLAGEEAGMDSSIMHAIPSNEDSMVLAVPEPAAAAVSNLRVLYQLAAALGTGFDLQQILEVVMDLVFEYVKADRGIVLLLDEKQNQLIPRVVRTRDDESSRSINNGDPAEAAAPKIQASRTIINHVINTGEGVLSSNAMADQRFSKGKSVHSLGIRSALCVPIKARRLDARDQRTDETPDAAAGIMGVIYIDSSVKNYTYAPDQLRLLTAIGLQAGLAIQNARLYQNQLQAERLAAIGETTAALSHSIKNILQALRGGADVVEMGIKGANLPQVGKGWRVVERNLDKIYHLTMNLLSYSRTREPTLEFVNPKVLINECVELVSPNASQQGVMVVADIDADHPAIPMDAAGMHQVLMNLLGNALDAVEGGKGLIRVECHYSAANRESVIEVIDNGVGITPSMMSHMFELFHSTKGNRGTGLGLAVAKKIVDEHEGTISVSSQPGQGTTFSIRLPVYHENLTDPSHTHGPR, encoded by the coding sequence GTGCTCACACTTCTCGTTATCCAGGGCCCCGACAAGGGCCGTCGGTTTGAACTTCCCGATGCGCCGACGTTCTGCGGCCGCGACAGCCGTTCGCTTCCCCTGACCGACAACACCGTCAGCCGACGACATTTCGAACTGCTTCCCGCCGACGGCGACTGGATCCTGAAGGACCAGGGCAGCGCCAATGGGACGTACGTCAACGGCGGCCGGGTCATGGATCGCCGGCAGCTCAAGCTCGGCGACCAGATCCGCGTCGGGCGGACGATCATGGTCTTCGGCGCCCAGCCCGGCGTGTCGCGCGTCAGCGGACAGCAGGTGAGCCTTGCCGGCGAGGAAGCCGGCATGGACTCCTCCATCATGCACGCCATCCCGTCGAACGAAGATTCGATGGTGCTCGCCGTCCCCGAACCCGCGGCGGCGGCGGTATCGAACCTCCGCGTGCTCTACCAGCTCGCGGCGGCGCTGGGCACCGGTTTCGACCTCCAGCAGATTCTTGAAGTCGTGATGGACCTGGTCTTCGAATACGTCAAAGCCGACCGCGGCATCGTGCTGCTGCTGGACGAGAAGCAGAACCAGCTCATCCCCCGCGTCGTGCGGACCCGCGACGATGAATCCAGCCGCAGCATCAACAACGGCGATCCGGCCGAAGCCGCCGCACCCAAGATTCAGGCCTCGCGGACGATCATCAACCACGTCATCAATACCGGCGAAGGCGTGCTCTCGAGCAACGCGATGGCCGACCAGCGGTTCAGCAAGGGCAAGAGTGTTCACAGCCTGGGCATTCGTTCGGCGCTGTGCGTGCCGATCAAGGCTCGCCGCCTCGATGCCCGCGACCAGCGCACCGATGAGACTCCCGACGCCGCCGCCGGCATCATGGGCGTGATCTACATCGACAGCTCGGTCAAGAATTACACCTACGCGCCCGACCAGCTCCGGTTGCTGACCGCGATCGGCCTGCAGGCGGGCCTGGCGATTCAGAATGCGCGGCTCTACCAGAACCAGTTGCAGGCCGAACGACTTGCCGCGATCGGCGAAACAACCGCCGCGTTGTCACACTCGATCAAGAACATTCTCCAGGCGCTCCGCGGCGGGGCCGACGTGGTCGAGATGGGCATCAAGGGTGCCAATCTGCCGCAGGTCGGCAAGGGCTGGCGGGTGGTCGAGCGCAACCTCGACAAGATCTACCACCTGACGATGAACCTGCTCAGCTACAGCCGCACCCGCGAGCCGACGCTGGAGTTCGTAAACCCCAAGGTGCTGATCAACGAATGCGTCGAGCTGGTCAGCCCCAACGCCAGTCAGCAGGGCGTAATGGTGGTCGCCGACATCGACGCCGACCACCCGGCGATTCCGATGGATGCCGCCGGCATGCACCAGGTCCTGATGAACCTTCTGGGCAACGCCCTGGACGCCGTCGAAGGGGGCAAGGGCCTGATTCGTGTCGAATGCCACTACAGCGCGGCGAATCGTGAGTCGGTGATCGAGGTCATCGACAACGGCGTCGGCATCACGCCGAGCATGATGAGCCACATGTTCGAGCTGTTCCACTCGACCAAGGGGAACCGTGGAACAGGTTTGGGCCTGGCCGTCGCGAAGAAGATCGTGGACGAACACGAAGGGACGATTTCCGTCAGCAGCCAGCCGGGGCAGGGGACGACATTCTCGATCAGGCTGCCGGTGTATCACGAGAATCTGACGGACCCGAGTCATACACACGGACCGCGATAG
- a CDS encoding LOG family protein: MPKKSAEFSIDGKDSWRIFRIMSEFVEGFEALGGIGKAVSIFGSARTDPDHADFKAAEKVAHLLAKDGYAVITGGGPGIMEAGNKGAFDAGGTSVGCNITLPQEQEGNAYQTISLDFHYFYARKVMFLKYTSAIVCFPGGFGTLDEFFETVTLIQTLKCEPFPVILYGSDYWGGLVEWMRKTLLPRYVDPEDIDIFRVVDSPKQCVKLIEQGIKKAWWKPLDDVRAAQATAAMKKTGPLAGANADSGEGTRYGRRAKQTTAEHARPSRKPVQ; the protein is encoded by the coding sequence ATGCCAAAGAAATCCGCCGAATTCTCGATCGATGGCAAAGACTCCTGGCGGATCTTTCGGATCATGTCAGAGTTCGTCGAAGGGTTTGAAGCCCTCGGCGGTATCGGCAAAGCCGTGTCGATCTTCGGCTCTGCCCGGACCGACCCCGATCACGCCGACTTCAAGGCCGCCGAGAAGGTGGCCCATCTGCTCGCCAAAGACGGCTACGCCGTCATCACCGGCGGCGGGCCGGGCATCATGGAAGCCGGCAACAAAGGGGCGTTCGATGCCGGCGGCACCTCCGTCGGCTGCAACATCACGCTGCCGCAGGAGCAGGAAGGCAACGCCTACCAGACCATCAGCCTGGACTTCCATTACTTCTACGCCCGCAAGGTGATGTTCCTGAAGTACACGTCAGCGATCGTCTGTTTCCCCGGCGGCTTTGGGACGCTCGATGAGTTCTTTGAGACCGTCACGCTCATCCAAACGCTCAAGTGCGAGCCGTTCCCGGTCATCCTTTACGGCAGCGATTACTGGGGCGGACTGGTCGAATGGATGCGCAAGACACTGCTGCCGCGCTATGTCGACCCCGAAGACATCGACATCTTCCGCGTGGTCGACAGCCCGAAGCAGTGCGTGAAGCTCATTGAGCAGGGCATCAAGAAGGCGTGGTGGAAGCCGCTGGATGACGTGCGTGCCGCGCAGGCAACCGCAGCCATGAAAAAGACCGGTCCGCTGGCCGGTGCCAACGCCGACAGCGGCGAAGGAACCCGATATGGCCGACGGGCAAAACAAACGACGGCCGAGCACGCCAGGCCCTCGAGAAAGCCGGTGCAATAA
- the thyX gene encoding FAD-dependent thymidylate synthase, translating to MSDRPDDKISQIIQSIPSLQHLDSIAIEKKPFEEPTYDVMGGASRWEVKVHDHGLVALVDTMPRLAPVGKTADFAIVQAARVSYGAGTKQVNEDRGLIRYLARHRHTTPFEMVEFKFHQVMPIFIARQWIRHRTANVNEYSARYSIVQDRYYRPDVGNVRKQSMTNRQGGEEPIDSGTAEEFLTWLDEIEKSHQKYEEFMAKGVSRELARIALPVSVYTEWYWKIDLHNLLHFLSLRMDAHAQQEIRDYAMAMFALIRPIVPVAAEAFLDYHFGAMHLTRLEIEAIKSGKPLDTINKRETAEWEEKKGKLGL from the coding sequence ATGAGCGACCGCCCCGACGACAAGATTTCGCAGATCATCCAGTCGATCCCTTCCCTCCAGCACCTCGATTCGATCGCGATCGAGAAAAAGCCGTTCGAGGAACCCACCTACGACGTCATGGGCGGCGCTTCCCGCTGGGAGGTGAAGGTTCACGACCACGGCCTGGTTGCGCTGGTCGACACCATGCCCCGCCTGGCCCCCGTCGGCAAGACGGCCGATTTTGCGATCGTGCAGGCGGCGCGCGTCAGCTACGGCGCTGGGACCAAGCAGGTGAACGAAGACCGCGGGCTGATTCGCTACCTCGCCCGTCACCGGCACACCACGCCATTCGAAATGGTCGAGTTCAAGTTCCACCAGGTCATGCCGATCTTCATCGCGAGGCAGTGGATTCGGCACCGCACGGCGAACGTCAACGAATACTCGGCCCGGTACAGCATCGTTCAGGACCGCTACTACCGGCCGGACGTCGGCAATGTCCGCAAGCAGAGCATGACCAACCGCCAGGGCGGCGAAGAGCCGATCGACAGCGGCACGGCCGAGGAGTTCCTCACCTGGCTCGACGAGATCGAGAAGTCGCACCAGAAGTACGAGGAGTTCATGGCCAAGGGCGTCAGCCGCGAGCTGGCCCGCATCGCACTGCCGGTGAGTGTGTACACCGAGTGGTACTGGAAGATCGACCTGCACAACCTGCTGCACTTTTTGTCGCTGCGGATGGACGCGCATGCCCAGCAGGAGATTCGCGATTACGCGATGGCGATGTTCGCGCTCATTCGCCCGATCGTCCCCGTCGCCGCCGAGGCTTTCCTGGATTACCACTTCGGCGCGATGCACCTGACGCGACTGGAGATCGAAGCGATCAAGAGCGGCAAGCCGCTGGACACGATCAATAAACGCGAGACGGCCGAGTGGGAGGAGAAGAAGGGGAAACTGGGGCTGTAA
- a CDS encoding ABC transporter ATP-binding protein: MTSTPRVQILNVRKQFAATAGRTSSERDNVAVNDVSLDIAAGEFFSLLGPSGCGKTTLLRILAGFETPDAGKIMIDGVDMTNVPPNRRPTNLVFQHYALFPHLSVEKNVAFGLGYQKIRGDEARQRVAAALEQVQLIGFENRKPHQLSGGQKQRVALARALVLRPKVLLLDEPLSALDQKLRREMQVELKHLQRSLGITFVFVTHDQEEALVMSDRIAVMNAGRLEQVGPSAEVFERPRTEFVARFMGAANFFNGGARRFIVRPEKLSLRPADASVNGQLVSRPVTVVERLYQGLSTTWTVREAGGGVLSVYEQNSAATQQGSLVSEGQPALLCWDRCHEVEMEAKGE, translated from the coding sequence ATGACCTCCACCCCCCGCGTGCAAATCCTCAATGTCCGCAAGCAGTTCGCAGCTACCGCGGGGCGGACGAGTTCCGAGCGGGACAACGTCGCCGTCAATGACGTCTCGCTAGACATTGCCGCCGGCGAGTTCTTCTCGCTGCTGGGTCCCAGCGGGTGCGGGAAGACGACGTTGCTGCGTATCCTGGCCGGGTTTGAGACGCCGGACGCGGGCAAGATCATGATCGATGGCGTCGACATGACCAATGTCCCGCCGAACCGGCGGCCGACGAACCTGGTCTTCCAGCACTATGCCTTGTTCCCCCACCTGAGCGTTGAGAAGAACGTGGCGTTCGGGCTGGGCTACCAGAAGATCCGCGGCGATGAAGCCCGGCAGCGCGTGGCCGCCGCACTCGAACAGGTACAACTCATCGGCTTCGAGAACCGCAAGCCTCACCAGCTTTCCGGCGGGCAGAAGCAGCGGGTGGCGCTGGCGCGGGCGCTGGTGTTGCGGCCGAAGGTGCTGCTGCTGGATGAGCCGCTATCGGCGCTCGACCAGAAGCTGCGGCGGGAGATGCAGGTGGAACTTAAGCACCTGCAGCGGAGCCTGGGCATCACGTTTGTCTTCGTGACGCACGACCAGGAGGAGGCGCTGGTGATGAGCGACCGAATCGCCGTCATGAACGCCGGGCGGCTGGAACAGGTCGGCCCGTCGGCCGAGGTGTTCGAGCGGCCGCGAACGGAGTTCGTGGCGCGGTTCATGGGCGCGGCGAACTTCTTCAACGGTGGCGCCCGGCGGTTCATTGTTCGGCCGGAGAAGCTTTCGCTCCGTCCGGCGGATGCTTCAGTGAACGGCCAACTCGTCAGCCGGCCGGTGACCGTCGTCGAACGGCTCTACCAGGGCTTGAGCACGACATGGACAGTTCGAGAGGCGGGCGGGGGCGTGCTCAGCGTTTACGAGCAGAACTCGGCCGCGACGCAGCAAGGCTCACTCGTCAGCGAAGGGCAGCCCGCGCTGCTGTGCTGGGATCGGTGTCATGAAGTTGAGATGGAAGCGAAAGGCGAATAG
- a CDS encoding arylsulfatase, producing the protein MKRVTTVLCLLAIALLARPMLADDAGARPNIVYIIADDMGYADAGFNGGKEIKTPAIDSIAAAGAILKQFYVQPVCSPTRASFMTGRYPMRMGLQVGVVRPWAEYGMPLEEQTLPQGLKSAGYETAIVGKWHLGTVTPAYLPTARGFDHQYGHYNGAIDYNTHIRDGGFDWHKNDKVNRDEGYSTHLIGREAVRLINERDKNKPLFLYVPFNAVHAPHQVPDEYTKPYDNLKGTRKTYAGMLAAMDEAIGKILKAIDDNGLRKNTLIVFHSDNGGPSPGKVTDNGSLRAGKGTVYEGGVRVCAVAAWEGHIKPGSVVDQPMHVVDMYPTLLKLAGAKVEQKLPLDGMDVWATIASGQTSPRKEILHNTAPGRGAIRMGDWKLVIGGNISETEGPEPTAADANPAAAAKPAADAPAAGGPRQKRQARRADGGPQIELFNVAKDPSEKTNVAEANPDKVKELRARYDVLAAQAVAPKSAPKAAGFKTPKVWGEKD; encoded by the coding sequence ATGAAACGAGTGACGACGGTCTTATGTCTGCTGGCGATTGCACTCCTGGCCAGGCCGATGCTCGCTGATGATGCGGGCGCCCGGCCGAACATTGTTTATATCATCGCCGATGACATGGGCTACGCCGATGCCGGGTTCAACGGCGGCAAGGAGATCAAGACCCCCGCGATCGACAGCATCGCCGCGGCTGGCGCGATCCTGAAACAGTTCTACGTCCAACCCGTCTGCTCGCCGACGCGGGCGTCGTTCATGACCGGCCGTTACCCGATGCGAATGGGCCTGCAGGTCGGCGTGGTCCGGCCGTGGGCCGAGTACGGCATGCCGCTGGAAGAGCAGACCCTGCCGCAGGGCTTGAAATCCGCCGGCTACGAGACGGCGATCGTCGGCAAGTGGCATCTGGGAACCGTGACGCCGGCGTACCTCCCGACAGCCCGCGGCTTTGACCACCAGTACGGCCACTACAACGGCGCGATCGACTACAACACCCACATCCGCGACGGCGGCTTTGACTGGCACAAGAACGACAAGGTCAACCGCGACGAAGGCTACAGCACCCACCTGATCGGCAGGGAAGCCGTCCGCCTGATCAACGAGCGCGACAAGAACAAGCCGCTGTTCCTGTATGTGCCGTTCAATGCGGTCCACGCCCCGCACCAGGTTCCCGACGAATACACCAAGCCCTACGACAACCTGAAGGGCACGCGAAAAACCTACGCCGGTATGCTCGCCGCGATGGACGAGGCGATCGGCAAGATCCTCAAGGCGATCGACGACAATGGCCTGCGGAAGAACACGCTGATCGTCTTCCACAGCGACAACGGCGGCCCGAGCCCGGGCAAGGTCACCGACAACGGCTCGCTCCGCGCCGGCAAGGGAACCGTCTACGAAGGCGGCGTTCGCGTGTGTGCGGTGGCCGCGTGGGAAGGGCACATCAAACCGGGTAGTGTCGTCGATCAACCGATGCACGTCGTCGATATGTACCCCACGCTGCTGAAACTAGCCGGGGCGAAGGTGGAGCAGAAGCTGCCACTGGATGGGATGGACGTCTGGGCGACGATCGCGAGCGGTCAGACCTCGCCGCGGAAGGAAATCCTGCACAACACCGCCCCCGGCCGCGGCGCGATTCGGATGGGGGATTGGAAGCTGGTCATCGGCGGGAACATCAGCGAAACCGAGGGGCCCGAACCCACCGCTGCCGACGCCAACCCCGCGGCGGCCGCAAAGCCCGCCGCCGATGCCCCTGCCGCAGGCGGACCGCGCCAGAAGCGCCAGGCCAGGCGAGCCGACGGCGGTCCGCAGATCGAGCTGTTCAACGTCGCGAAAGACCCGTCCGAGAAGACCAACGTCGCCGAGGCCAACCCCGACAAGGTGAAGGAACTGCGAGCACGGTACGACGTACTCGCCGCCCAGGCCGTCGCGCCCAAGAGCGCGCCCAAAGCCGCTGGCTTCAAGACGCCCAAGGTATGGGGAGAGAAGGATTGA
- a CDS encoding metallophosphoesterase: MQNRIEEPSSNPAVVPSHWSRRGLLKAAVAGAGTLALPGLTRGDAPASPTTVSFFLVGDTHYYAPKEAPDKLDEASQQTNSRLIDWLNKLPGTAISADAAGGPGATVPTPMGVIHAGDLIDSGDKGAAATARKMQDTEWAAFLADWGLNGGDAKLKWPVFEIHGNHDGPRGDGPVVADIINRNKKRKAIKTASDNGLHYAWNWGGVHFLNLGIVVGGSKEVSRARRYDPKGSLGFLEDYLAKNVGESGAPVVVTHHVDMARYSQPCGQELPKGNPEWDPCDVKGYHQALAKYNVIGALFGHTHVRKIARWDGTPKEPAVGGVNYFNTDNAGHYHSATQAILHFEIGAKEMVVREFATKDSWETGAWTPQAWKFAIKRG, encoded by the coding sequence ATGCAAAACCGCATCGAGGAACCGTCGTCGAATCCTGCCGTGGTCCCAAGCCATTGGTCCCGCCGTGGCCTGCTCAAGGCTGCCGTCGCCGGGGCTGGTACGCTCGCGCTGCCAGGGCTGACGCGGGGCGACGCCCCGGCGTCGCCGACGACCGTGTCCTTTTTTCTCGTCGGCGACACGCACTACTACGCACCGAAGGAAGCTCCGGACAAGCTCGACGAAGCGTCGCAGCAGACCAACAGCCGGTTGATCGACTGGCTCAACAAGCTCCCCGGGACGGCGATCTCGGCCGACGCCGCCGGCGGACCGGGAGCGACCGTGCCGACGCCGATGGGCGTCATCCACGCCGGCGACCTGATCGACTCCGGCGACAAAGGCGCCGCGGCCACCGCCCGCAAGATGCAGGACACGGAGTGGGCCGCGTTCCTGGCTGATTGGGGCCTCAACGGCGGCGACGCCAAACTGAAATGGCCGGTGTTCGAGATTCACGGCAACCATGACGGCCCGCGCGGCGACGGGCCGGTCGTCGCCGACATCATCAACCGCAACAAGAAGCGAAAGGCGATCAAGACCGCCTCCGACAACGGCCTGCACTACGCCTGGAACTGGGGCGGCGTGCACTTTTTGAACCTCGGAATCGTCGTCGGCGGATCCAAGGAAGTCAGCCGCGCCCGACGCTACGACCCCAAGGGGAGCCTGGGCTTCCTGGAAGACTACCTGGCAAAAAACGTCGGCGAGAGCGGCGCGCCGGTCGTCGTCACCCACCACGTTGACATGGCCCGCTACAGCCAGCCTTGCGGCCAGGAACTGCCCAAGGGCAACCCGGAGTGGGACCCGTGCGATGTGAAGGGCTATCACCAGGCACTGGCGAAGTACAACGTGATCGGCGCCCTTTTCGGCCATACCCACGTCAGAAAAATTGCCCGTTGGGACGGAACACCAAAAGAACCGGCCGTCGGCGGCGTTAACTACTTCAACACGGATAACGCCGGCCATTATCACAGCGCCACGCAGGCGATCCTGCACTTCGAGATCGGCGCGAAAGAGATGGTCGTCCGGGAGTTTGCCACCAAGGATTCCTGGGAAACCGGCGCGTGGACGCCACAGGCGTGGAAGTTCGCGATCAAACGCGGGTGA